Genomic segment of Panicum virgatum strain AP13 chromosome 2K, P.virgatum_v5, whole genome shotgun sequence:
gcgcgcggtggcggacGGGCTCCGCGCGCTCGGGTACGACGCGGCGGTGTGCACGTCGCGGTGGGACAAGGGCCCCTCGCACCCGGCGGGGGAGCACGAGTACATCgacgtggtggtggcggtggagcccggggccggggcggcgacggcgatccGCCTCGTGATGGAGGTGGACTTCCGGTCGGAGTTCGAGGTGGCGCGGCCCACCAAGGCGTACCGCGCGGCGCTGcaggcgctgccgccgctgttCGTGGGCACCCCGGACCGGCTCGGCCGGGTCGTGGCCCtcgtcgccgacgccgcgctGCAGAGCCTCCGGAAGCGCGGGCTCCACTTCCCGCCGTGGCGCAAGCCCGAGTACATGCGCGCCAAGTGGCTGTCCCCgcacgcccgcgccggcgccccggacaagccgccggcgccgcccgcgcaggCTTCTTCGCTGGCCGCGCCGGTGTCCGCCGCCAGCTTCGCCGGCGAGTTCGAGCTGCGGTTCGACGAGAAGCCGAAGGCGCCCGACggcaccgccggcgaggagaaGAAGATCACGGCGGTggtgtcgccgtcgccgtcgccgtggcgcccGGAGGAGCCCGAGGCGAGCAAGCagagcccgccggcgccggcgccgcaggcCAAGGGGAAGGTGGTGACGGGGCTCGCCTCCGTGCTCTGATcccccgcgcggcggcgtgccggaTCGAATAACGCTAACGAGAACCCTCCTCCTGCGGCCACTAGCTAGCTGATCAAACCCAAGAACTCCACCTCCACCCAAATCCTCATTTTGTCGCCCTTTTTTTCCTTCGCGTTTCTCGATCCGTCCGACGGCCGGCTCCAGGTGTTTTAGCGGTTTTCCGGCTCCtcggaaaagagagaaaaacgcTTCTTTTTGTCcggtttcttttttgtttttgttccgAACAGATGTTTCGGTTCTCCGGCGCCGGGTGAACGGAAGGAACCTGGAGGTTTGCGGTTCCTCGTCCCCTGGTGTCGAGAGGAAGACGAAGGAGGAACAGGCCTCATCGCCATGATCTGGGGTTCTGAACTACCTGTTGTAGTACTGTGGCCTCGTTTAGTTTGCGCTGTCATGTTCGTCAGGTCATGTCAGGCTTGTGATTTCAATGAAGAGGCACTAGCAAAAAAACAATCTATGGCTGTGTTTATTTCGCGGAAAAGTTTCAATTTTGATAATATAgtatattttattattatttgacacataatatttaattataaattaattaggcttaaatgATTTATTTTATACTAATCtaattgtgtaattaattatttttcaactgtatttcatattttatatatgtgtctatagattcgatgtgatg
This window contains:
- the LOC120664013 gene encoding uncharacterized protein LOC120664013, whose translation is MTFLFPVRSQQGAMEGRPPAPPRVSMFRRLMVRVTPAERLAADDKEREKGERPAAAGDAEVGSVGLDRMVLSFMEDSAAVVERPPRGRCNCFNGNQDGSDDEDSDYFLPSASAPAAAPAAAGDALELLKGLVQCATTAERNLLADASRIAERCGKGGGCSGRKKADVRRAVADGLRALGYDAAVCTSRWDKGPSHPAGEHEYIDVVVAVEPGAGAATAIRLVMEVDFRSEFEVARPTKAYRAALQALPPLFVGTPDRLGRVVALVADAALQSLRKRGLHFPPWRKPEYMRAKWLSPHARAGAPDKPPAPPAQASSLAAPVSAASFAGEFELRFDEKPKAPDGTAGEEKKITAVVSPSPSPWRPEEPEASKQSPPAPAPQAKGKVVTGLASVL